A region of the Anopheles merus strain MAF unplaced genomic scaffold, AmerM5.1 LNR4000872, whole genome shotgun sequence genome:
CGGTCCATGCTATTTGAAGCCAGCGCACCGGAAGGCAGCAGCTACTAAGAGCTATCTGTGCGTTTTCGTGTGTTTCGCTACGAAAGCTGTGCATTTGGAACTCGTAGGAGACCTCACAACGGCGGGATTCTTAGCAGCGCTACGCCGATTCACATCACGACGCGGATGGCCAGCCCACATCCATTATGATAATGGGAAAAACTTCGAAGGCGCAGCACGTGAGTTGAAGGAGCTTTTTGATCTGTTCAACGACGAACAACACCGCAACACCGTGGCTACCAAATGCGCTGACCGGGGAATCACTTGGCATTTCAACCCACCAAAGGCTCCACACTTCGGCGGATTATGGGAAGCCGCTGTAAAGACAGCGAAGCGACACCTCTATCGTCACCTGGGCAATAAGCGGCTGTCGTACGAAGGCTACTGCACTGTGCTCCACCAAATCGAGGCAGCGATGAATTCCCGTCCGCTGTTGCCTTTGTCCGACGATCCCAACGAGCTAGCTGCACTCACACCGGCACAATTCCTTATTGGCACATCGATGTTCGCCGTGCCTGAATCGGACTACACCCAGCTGAAATCCTGCACGCTAGATGATCTTCAGAAGTGGCAGCTTTTGGTTCAGCGATTTTGGAAGCATTAGGCCACTGAGTATCTacaagaaatgcaaaaaagttATGCAAGTGgtggcagcaacaacagcaacatactTCCCGGCAGGTTAGTGATCCTCATGGACGAATCGTTACCCACcactcgttggcttctcgcgCGTATCGTTGAAATCCATCCCGGTGAAGACAAGATAGTACGCGTCGTTACGCTTAAGACAGCTAAGGGAATAATTACGCGATCGATCACGAAAATATGCGTTTTACCGCTCAGCACTGATAGCGAAAACCACGTGTAATGTAGGAACCAACTTTTTGTTGAAATTCGTCAAGGTGGGGAGGATGTTCGAGCAGCTACGCGAATCGAGCAGATTTGAACTGCGGATCGGATCACATCCGCGCCCGTTCATGTACacatctcttcttcttcttcttcttgtttggctcaacaaccgatgccggtcaaggcctgccaacccacttgtggggttggctttcagtgacttattgatatcccccatagcaggatagtcagtcctacgtatggcggcacggtctatttggggcttgatcccatgacgggcatgttgttatgtcgtacaagttgacgactgtaccatgagactgGCATCTCGGTACACATCTCTATCGAtcttaaattaataaatggaGGGCGAAAAGGCTTTTTCACTCTCTTCATCACCAGCAATTTCTTACAACGGCTTCGGTAATTATTAGCagcaaaaaccaaagaaagaaaaggaaactttATCCGAAAACTATTCGCGACGAAACACACTACTATTCTTGTCTTCAGTAATTCTTGTCGTTGAAATAATTACGTTGAAATTACCGGATGTTGAAACTAACAAAGAAACCGAATTTTTAGGCTTAGGCGTGGTgccaaaaaaatagtttttattaTAAGCGTTTTGTGGCTAGTTCGGTGAATTCGTTTTACTGAAAGGGGCAGAAACTGCCGTTCATTCCCTACTTAAACTATTTTTGTCCTATCCGCGATGcgcttggctgacagttcggcGGAACCCTACAACGGTTACAACACCGGATCTTTCCGAGTTTTGCTCATTATGTCGCAAAAAGCCAGGGGTAAAGCATTTGTAGCACTCTGCAAAATAGATGCTGTATCATTTTCTAGCTCAATCCTTGCAATCATATAATTTTCTTCTGGTTTTCATGCTTGTTGATCAAACGTGACAAAACATCGGCATTCccaaatttatttgtttccaCATATTCTATATCAAAGTCATACAAGAGCAGTGTTAGTGCAAATCTTTGCAATCTATTGGCCGTGTAAATGGGAATTCCTTTTTTCGATCCGAAAATCCGTAGAAGTGGTTGGTGATCAGTTTGTAAGCGGAAATgtctaccaaaaagcatgcgATGGAATTTAGCAACAGCATACACGACG
Encoded here:
- the LOC121603131 gene encoding uncharacterized protein LOC121603131, giving the protein MVRIIAYCIRFVRNTKQKARSQRPIPHTNASKTITPKYVDAAKTVLCRLAQQDAFSAEIKQLKKGEALMKQSPLRKLTPFLDTEEVIRVGGGLNLSQLPYQSKHPTVLPKNHKFTRLLAEDYHEEMKHASGRLLLSRIRELYWPLDGRRLVKSIARNCFRCIRQDPALARQPVGQLPPSRITPSRPFSVTGVDYAGPCYLKPAHRKAAATKSYLCVFVCFATKAVHLELVGDLTTAGFLAALRRFTSRRGWPAHIHYDNGKNFEGAARELKELFDLFNDEQHRNTVATKCADRGITWHFNPPKAPHFGGLWEAAVKTAKRHLYRHLGNKRLSYEGYCTVLHQIEAAMNSRPLLPLSDDPNELAALTPAQFLIGTSMFAVPESDYTQLKSCTLDDLQKWQLLVQRFWKH